GTGTTCGCGGCGCGTCAAGATCGCGGTGCGCCGCCCATGATATGCATCGGCTGGAGTCACGTTGTCCAGTGACTCGTGGTAGCGCCGGTGGTTGTAGTGCTCGACGAAGCGACCGATCGAGCGCTCGATCTTTCCCTGCGTTTGCGGATGGTACGGCGC
This genomic stretch from Candidatus Binatia bacterium harbors:
- a CDS encoding IS3 family transposase translates to APYHPQTQGKIERSIGRFVEHYNHRRYHESLDNVTPADAYHGRRTAILTRREHIKKKTMARRKRQNLRAA